Proteins from a single region of Nitrososphaerota archaeon:
- a CDS encoding acyl-CoA carboxylase subunit beta: MNRAAELGGGKERIDEQHRKGKLTARERIDLLLDPGTFNELDKFVTHRSTDLGMDRSKPLGDGVVTGYGKIDGRLAYVYSHDFTVFGGSLGEALMKKVTKVMDLALKNGAPIVGLNDSGGARIQEGVLSLAGVSELFFRNTLASGVIPQISAILGPSAGAAAYSPALTDFVFMVKGTGQMFVTGPEVVKAALGETVTFEELGGAAVHSAQSGVAHFVSENEKECFSSIRRLLSFLPQNNTELPPAVATPDGAAKEDPELNALAPGEPYRTYDMRTIILRLVDDQDFLQVHAAWAQSVIVGFARLAGSTIGVVANQPAYLSGALDVDSSDKAARFVRFCDAFNIPILTLVDVPGYIPGTDQEHRGLIRHGAKLLYAYSEATVPKVTVIVKRAYGGAYCAMGSKYSKADVCYAWPGAEIAVMGPEGAISIIYRKEIEGSADPDATRKQLAAEYRKKFANPYVAAGRGVIDEVIPPSSTRPKLVAAFESLKSKSEFRPAKKHGNIQL; this comes from the coding sequence ATGAACAGGGCCGCAGAGCTGGGCGGAGGGAAAGAGCGGATCGACGAACAGCACAGGAAAGGGAAGCTCACAGCCCGCGAAAGGATAGACCTCCTCCTCGACCCGGGGACGTTCAACGAGCTGGACAAGTTCGTGACCCACAGGTCGACCGACTTGGGGATGGACCGCTCGAAGCCGCTCGGGGACGGCGTGGTCACCGGGTACGGGAAAATTGACGGCAGGCTCGCCTATGTCTACTCCCACGACTTCACGGTCTTCGGCGGCTCCCTCGGCGAGGCGCTCATGAAGAAGGTCACGAAAGTGATGGATCTCGCACTCAAGAACGGCGCACCCATCGTCGGGCTCAACGACTCCGGTGGCGCGAGGATACAGGAGGGGGTCCTAAGCCTCGCAGGGGTGAGCGAGCTGTTCTTCAGGAACACCTTGGCGTCAGGGGTGATCCCACAGATCAGCGCAATCCTCGGACCGAGCGCAGGCGCGGCTGCCTATTCCCCCGCCCTGACCGACTTTGTGTTCATGGTGAAGGGGACGGGACAGATGTTCGTGACCGGCCCTGAGGTGGTCAAGGCCGCGCTGGGAGAGACGGTCACCTTCGAGGAGCTGGGCGGAGCCGCTGTCCACTCTGCCCAGAGCGGAGTGGCCCACTTCGTTTCTGAGAACGAGAAGGAGTGCTTCTCGTCCATCAGGCGGCTCCTGTCCTTTCTTCCACAGAACAACACAGAGCTCCCGCCCGCCGTCGCGACCCCGGACGGGGCGGCTAAGGAGGATCCGGAGCTGAACGCGCTCGCCCCCGGCGAACCATACAGGACCTACGACATGAGGACAATCATACTGAGGCTTGTGGACGACCAGGACTTCCTCCAGGTGCACGCGGCCTGGGCCCAGAGCGTCATCGTGGGGTTCGCACGGCTCGCAGGCAGCACAATCGGAGTGGTCGCCAACCAGCCCGCCTACCTCTCAGGGGCGCTCGACGTCGACAGCTCTGACAAGGCCGCGAGGTTCGTCCGCTTCTGCGACGCGTTCAACATCCCCATCCTCACCCTGGTGGACGTCCCAGGATACATCCCGGGCACCGACCAGGAGCACCGGGGCCTCATCCGCCACGGCGCCAAGCTCTTGTACGCCTACTCGGAAGCGACGGTCCCCAAAGTCACGGTGATAGTGAAGAGGGCTTACGGGGGCGCATATTGCGCCATGGGGTCGAAGTACAGCAAGGCGGACGTCTGCTACGCCTGGCCCGGGGCGGAGATCGCTGTCATGGGCCCGGAGGGAGCGATCAGCATAATCTACAGGAAAGAGATAGAGGGCTCTGCCGACCCGGACGCCACCAGGAAGCAGCTCGCAGCCGAGTACAGGAAGAAGTTCGCCAACCCCTACGTCGCGGCGGGGAGGGGAGTAATCGACGAAGTGATCCCTCCATCTTCGACCAGACCCAAGCTCGTCGCAGCCTTCGAGTCCCTGAAGTCGAAGTCCGAGTTCAGGCCCGCGAAGAAGCACGGGAACATCCAACTGTGA
- a CDS encoding ATP-grasp domain-containing protein, protein MFDSVLIANRGEIAVRIIRTCRILGVKTVAIYSDVDAEALHVKLADRAVRIGPADPGDSYLNIDKLVQAAADAGVDALHPGYGFVSENWNLAEKCRQAGIKFVGPSPRTLVIAGNKVDCKRVARRAGVPVIEGGGTVCYTPENALDAARELGYPVLLKAAFGGGGRGIREAYDDRQLAQGFKLASIETRRSLGKSGLFVEKLVKPARHIEVQIVSDGRGKVIQLGERECSIQRRHQKLLEMTPAPGMDELARMKVAGYAVDLAKALSYENVGTIEFLMDKDQNFYFIEVNSRLQVEHPVTEMRAGLDLVKEQLEIAAGEGVDYGQDDVELKGAAMQCRINAEDPAAGFAPSSGKIDRLFFPGGAGVRIDTAVYPGYEVPEYYDSLLAKLVVRGNDMEDSRKRMLLALSEFEIEGVKTTIRLQRLILEHEEFMGWNLDVELLKRNRIVESYVERAAADRAELASQGAAIAAAIMESGAGTGPAVRARPASMRQQPVQKARHYDAI, encoded by the coding sequence TTGTTCGACAGCGTCCTCATAGCAAACCGGGGAGAGATAGCCGTCCGGATAATCCGGACCTGCAGGATCCTTGGAGTCAAGACGGTGGCGATATACTCCGACGTGGACGCCGAGGCGCTCCACGTCAAGCTTGCCGACCGGGCGGTAAGGATAGGCCCTGCCGACCCCGGAGACAGCTACCTGAACATCGACAAGCTCGTGCAGGCCGCCGCGGACGCCGGTGTCGACGCCCTCCACCCGGGATATGGGTTCGTCTCCGAGAACTGGAACCTGGCAGAGAAGTGTCGCCAGGCCGGGATAAAGTTCGTCGGCCCCAGCCCCAGGACCCTGGTGATCGCCGGGAACAAGGTCGACTGCAAGCGGGTCGCGAGGCGGGCCGGGGTCCCCGTTATCGAAGGGGGCGGAACGGTCTGCTACACTCCGGAGAACGCCTTGGACGCGGCCCGCGAGCTCGGCTATCCCGTCCTCCTCAAAGCTGCCTTCGGGGGCGGAGGCCGTGGGATACGGGAAGCCTACGACGACAGGCAGCTCGCCCAGGGGTTCAAACTAGCCTCCATCGAGACGAGGCGTTCCCTCGGCAAGTCGGGGCTCTTCGTCGAGAAGCTTGTCAAGCCCGCCCGACACATCGAGGTCCAGATAGTCTCGGACGGCCGGGGGAAGGTAATCCAGCTTGGCGAGAGGGAGTGCAGCATCCAGCGCAGGCACCAGAAGCTACTCGAGATGACCCCCGCCCCCGGCATGGACGAGCTCGCCAGGATGAAGGTCGCAGGATACGCCGTCGACCTCGCGAAGGCGCTCTCATACGAGAACGTCGGGACCATCGAGTTCCTTATGGACAAGGACCAGAACTTCTACTTCATCGAGGTCAACTCCAGGCTCCAGGTCGAACATCCCGTCACAGAGATGAGGGCGGGTCTGGACCTCGTTAAGGAGCAGCTTGAGATCGCGGCCGGAGAGGGGGTGGACTACGGCCAGGACGACGTCGAACTGAAGGGGGCGGCCATGCAGTGCAGGATCAACGCTGAAGACCCCGCGGCAGGATTCGCGCCGTCGAGCGGGAAGATAGACCGGCTCTTCTTTCCAGGCGGCGCCGGGGTGAGGATAGACACCGCCGTCTACCCCGGGTATGAAGTCCCCGAGTACTACGACTCCCTGCTCGCCAAGCTGGTAGTCAGAGGAAACGACATGGAGGATTCCCGGAAGAGGATGCTCCTCGCCTTGTCGGAGTTCGAAATCGAGGGGGTGAAGACGACCATCCGGCTCCAAAGGTTAATCCTGGAACACGAGGAGTTCATGGGCTGGAATCTCGACGTCGAGCTCCTCAAGAGGAACAGGATCGTCGAATCATACGTCGAGAGAGCGGCCGCCGACCGGGCCGAGCTCGCCAGTCAGGGGGCGGCCATCGCGGCGGCGATAATGGAGTCTGGAGCCGGCACGGGGCCTGCGGTGCGCGCGCGGCCTGCTTCTATGCGGCAGCAGCCTGTCCAGAAGGCGAGGCACTACGACGCGATATGA
- a CDS encoding biotin/lipoyl-binding protein: MSGRAYRLKIRPGSSAGTLVAELSGRPLIVTSVRATPSGLELTIGGERFAYRRVASATRTSTAAAASTTASPKDVIAAPMPGKVISALVQEGAKVKAGDPLVILESMKMEVAVRADRDCEIVEVLTEEGAAVRRGQGLARVR, translated from the coding sequence GTGTCAGGGCGGGCGTATAGGCTGAAGATCAGGCCAGGGTCGTCGGCGGGGACGCTCGTCGCCGAGCTGTCAGGGAGGCCCCTCATCGTAACCTCGGTCAGGGCGACCCCCTCCGGTCTAGAGCTGACCATAGGCGGGGAGCGCTTCGCCTACCGGCGCGTGGCATCTGCGACCCGCACTTCAACCGCCGCAGCCGCTTCGACCACTGCGAGTCCGAAGGACGTCATCGCGGCTCCCATGCCAGGCAAGGTGATCTCAGCCCTCGTCCAGGAAGGGGCGAAAGTGAAGGCTGGAGACCCTCTGGTGATACTGGAGTCGATGAAGATGGAAGTGGCAGTCAGGGCTGACCGCGACTGCGAAATCGTGGAGGTCCTCACGGAAGAAGGGGCCGCCGTCAGGCGCGGCCAGGGACTCGCGAGGGTCCGCTAG
- a CDS encoding redoxin domain-containing protein, translating into MLKAGDKAPEFALYDTDLKLRKMNDFLAAGRKTVFAFYPGAFTGVCTKEMCEFRDMHEGLKKLNADVVGISVDPPFANKAFAEKHNLNFPLLSDFKREAIREYGVVWEKLGGMEGYNAANRAIFVVDGSGKIVYEWVGENPGKYPDFGAIEKAL; encoded by the coding sequence ATGCTCAAAGCTGGAGACAAGGCACCGGAGTTCGCCCTCTACGACACGGATCTGAAGCTGAGGAAGATGAACGATTTCCTGGCCGCTGGGAGGAAGACGGTCTTCGCGTTCTACCCGGGGGCGTTCACCGGGGTATGCACGAAGGAGATGTGCGAGTTCAGGGACATGCACGAGGGGCTCAAGAAGTTGAATGCCGACGTTGTCGGGATCTCGGTCGACCCGCCCTTCGCCAACAAGGCCTTCGCCGAGAAGCACAACCTCAACTTCCCTCTGCTCAGCGATTTCAAGCGGGAAGCCATCAGGGAGTACGGCGTAGTCTGGGAGAAATTGGGAGGGATGGAAGGGTACAACGCCGCCAACAGAGCCATCTTCGTGGTAGACGGGTCGGGGAAGATCGTCTATGAGTGGGTAGGAGAGAACCCGGGCAAATACCCTGATTTCGGCGCCATCGAGAAGGCGCTCTAG
- a CDS encoding alkaline phosphatase family protein: MAPVPTRRLTAVLVASLLAAQVMAGAIPAAGASGTATPIKHVVIVMMENHSFDNIFGLYPTMNSSSPSPLLSSLQAPDDVLGAPTGAARALTQVPNGVYSTADPNEGVYSADWDSGKMDGFAANSGSASMTYFGPSQVAVEWDWAEQYAIADRYFSSCLCMTNPNRLYSLAGYGAGITTDSGPPPYIPVNQSIFSELNRYGVSWGYYVQNPASDNFPLNYFDGIGAYSSRIQSWDSFYGALQHGSLPSVSWVMPVGGGATGVDQHPSANMTEGEDWLLGVVDGVMQSGYWNSTAVFVTYDEGGGYYDHVPPPTVDGVQLGFRVPFFVISPYAKENYVSHTVMNHASTLAFVDYNWNIPALNTFVADSGLPLDMFDFNQTYPGGSLVREPVVLGNGSAFPMELQTPFTSLPYQRQGSYAGDLASLGVPTLVASNSTYTPIYETAPITASVGVALLALLVLVARYTWSRRPAAKRGTPAVGKGPASV, from the coding sequence GTGGCACCGGTTCCCACCCGCAGGCTCACGGCGGTCCTGGTTGCTTCCCTGCTTGCGGCACAGGTCATGGCTGGCGCAATCCCCGCGGCCGGGGCGTCGGGCACGGCCACCCCGATAAAGCACGTCGTGATCGTGATGATGGAGAACCACAGCTTCGACAACATCTTCGGCCTCTATCCGACCATGAACTCGAGCAGCCCTTCGCCTCTACTGTCGTCGCTGCAGGCCCCAGACGACGTCCTCGGCGCCCCGACGGGCGCCGCCCGGGCCCTCACCCAGGTGCCAAACGGAGTCTATTCTACGGCGGACCCCAACGAGGGCGTATACTCTGCGGACTGGGACAGCGGGAAGATGGACGGGTTCGCAGCAAACAGCGGGAGCGCGTCCATGACGTATTTCGGTCCGTCGCAGGTGGCGGTGGAGTGGGACTGGGCAGAGCAGTACGCCATAGCCGACAGGTACTTCTCGAGCTGCCTTTGCATGACCAACCCGAACCGACTTTATTCCCTCGCCGGTTATGGGGCTGGGATAACCACCGACAGCGGGCCGCCCCCCTACATACCGGTGAACCAGTCGATCTTCTCAGAGCTGAACCGCTATGGGGTGAGCTGGGGGTACTACGTACAGAACCCGGCGTCGGACAACTTCCCTCTCAACTATTTCGACGGTATAGGGGCGTACTCGTCCCGGATCCAGAGCTGGGACTCCTTCTACGGCGCCCTGCAGCACGGGAGCCTCCCGTCGGTGTCCTGGGTGATGCCGGTCGGGGGAGGGGCTACGGGGGTAGACCAGCATCCCTCGGCCAACATGACCGAAGGAGAGGACTGGCTCCTTGGTGTGGTTGACGGGGTGATGCAGAGCGGGTACTGGAACTCGACGGCGGTATTCGTCACGTACGACGAGGGAGGAGGGTACTATGACCATGTCCCTCCGCCGACCGTCGACGGAGTGCAGCTGGGGTTCAGGGTGCCGTTCTTCGTCATCTCGCCCTACGCCAAGGAGAACTACGTCTCCCACACGGTCATGAACCACGCGTCCACGCTGGCCTTCGTGGACTACAACTGGAACATCCCGGCGCTCAACACCTTCGTCGCAGACTCTGGGCTCCCCCTGGACATGTTCGACTTCAACCAGACCTACCCTGGAGGCTCGCTCGTGAGGGAGCCGGTGGTGCTCGGCAATGGGAGCGCCTTCCCTATGGAGCTGCAGACACCATTCACGAGCCTCCCATATCAAAGACAGGGGTCCTACGCCGGTGACCTCGCCTCGCTGGGGGTGCCGACGTTGGTCGCTTCCAACTCGACATACACCCCGATATACGAAACCGCTCCAATCACCGCCTCCGTGGGGGTAGCTCTGCTGGCGCTTTTGGTGCTGGTGGCCAGATACACGTGGTCAAGGAGGCCCGCCGCCAAGCGGGGCACTCCTGCGGTAGGCAAGGGGCCGGCCTCAGTCTAG
- a CDS encoding alkaline phosphatase family protein yields the protein MSLLPPGAVRPDYEGYCLSNVPSTVQSLFGLDPGRPRLPKDALGDVETSGIDNVILMLCDGLGYNEWRRTPGTGFFGAFNTKGSVRPITSIFPSTTAAALTSVSTGLTPQEHGLPEWFVYMQELGEIILTLPFSRPGERGRDTLKGRFPERALFDGAPVFRRLKTEGIGCMTFTGGYLANTVYSTLTRAGTGVTPYSSASDLSVSLRRFVEKAKGKNFVYVYWSDVDHIEHAYGQGTDESLVETSLISHAMQEGFLDRVDREAAKRTLILLTADHGQLTVEPEKTVYVNRFTKLTRNLQKNPHGDMIPPWGNLRDTFYLVDESRLEETERYMQEKLDGVATVMKTADGIKEGLFGINRPSGRFLRRVGNLMVLPHGNRTVFYRYKKGAIPDLKGQHGGLSKEEMTIPLAAARLSDLQGH from the coding sequence TTGTCGTTGCTTCCTCCTGGCGCCGTGAGGCCCGACTACGAAGGCTACTGCCTTTCCAACGTCCCCTCGACGGTCCAGTCTCTCTTCGGCCTGGACCCTGGGAGACCGCGACTTCCGAAGGACGCACTGGGAGACGTGGAGACGTCGGGGATCGACAACGTGATACTCATGCTATGCGACGGGCTGGGATACAACGAGTGGCGCAGAACACCCGGGACCGGGTTCTTCGGCGCCTTCAACACGAAGGGGAGCGTCAGGCCGATCACCAGCATCTTCCCCTCGACCACGGCCGCGGCGCTGACCAGCGTCAGCACCGGCCTGACCCCACAGGAGCATGGGCTCCCCGAGTGGTTCGTCTACATGCAGGAGCTTGGGGAGATCATACTCACGCTTCCGTTCTCCAGGCCGGGGGAGCGCGGCCGAGACACCCTCAAGGGAAGGTTCCCCGAACGCGCCCTCTTCGACGGAGCCCCCGTCTTCCGCCGGCTGAAGACAGAAGGGATCGGATGCATGACGTTCACGGGCGGCTACCTTGCCAACACGGTCTACTCCACCCTCACCAGGGCAGGGACCGGCGTCACACCATACTCGAGCGCATCCGACCTCAGCGTGTCCCTGAGGCGCTTCGTTGAAAAGGCGAAGGGGAAAAACTTCGTCTACGTTTACTGGAGCGACGTGGATCACATCGAACACGCCTACGGCCAGGGGACGGACGAGTCTCTCGTCGAGACATCCCTCATATCACATGCCATGCAGGAAGGGTTCCTTGACAGGGTGGACAGGGAGGCGGCCAAGAGGACCCTGATTCTACTGACCGCGGACCACGGCCAGCTCACCGTCGAGCCGGAGAAGACGGTGTATGTGAACCGGTTCACCAAGCTGACGAGGAACCTGCAAAAAAATCCACATGGAGACATGATCCCTCCATGGGGAAACTTGAGGGACACTTTCTATCTGGTGGACGAAAGCCGACTCGAGGAGACGGAGAGATACATGCAGGAAAAGCTAGACGGCGTGGCCACGGTCATGAAGACCGCCGACGGGATAAAGGAGGGGCTTTTCGGCATTAACAGGCCGAGCGGGAGGTTTCTGAGACGGGTGGGGAACCTGATGGTCTTGCCTCACGGGAACAGGACCGTCTTCTACAGGTACAAGAAGGGCGCCATCCCGGACCTCAAAGGACAGCACGGCGGGCTCTCCAAGGAGGAGATGACCATCCCCCTCGCTGCTGCGAGGCTCTCGGACCTGCAGGGTCACTAG
- a CDS encoding acetate--CoA ligase family protein → MTTPEDRAAGMASFFAPRSIAVAGVSSDPGKMGSIIFANLLENRRRGALKASVYAINPTHDSVMGQRAYMSVGALPEVPELLVIAVPGPQALGVIQSAARAGVKAAIVVTSGYAEAGRADAEARMTEMSAETGMRILGPNTIGVVDMVSGVDTLFLRPTKTLPDGTQVASLLKPLRGGIAIISQSGHLGQALIEELTAEGAGIRALVGTGNQADVSVEDVMEYFSDDAETKVIVLYLEGARDGRKLLSAARRASRSKPVVVFKAGKTPGGARAALTHTASLVGNYDVYSAAFRQAGVVEAASLQELADFAVALLMLPKPAGRRLAVVTNAGGAGTIAIDEAQKAGLRTDPLEKGVADRLRSEFEGSGFVYNAALENPVDLTASASTDEFVRVVEEVASSKGYDMCLVIPTHQTPGIDPDVASRLIPAVRRTGKPVCMCVVGRSELASRIHTEFMEAGIPSFPTPERAVRALSAALRYAQMRKEQTSLAQEAPTRRRAGETDGPFTREELASLLASHGIREPRSLVIKTRAGLKGLERWRFPVACKLLSPDLPHKADVGGVVLGVQSPEEAGAALARFQSLVRKRKVRFGGMLVQEMVEDALELILGCTRDPTFGPVVAVGFGGTYTELLRGVSLAVAPVTPAWAKSMISGGSLGTLMRGYRGGPKASVAQLAKTVSRFSRILLDHPEIQEIEVNPLMAKGEEMVSVDARAARSA, encoded by the coding sequence ATGACGACGCCTGAAGACCGCGCCGCGGGCATGGCGAGCTTCTTCGCGCCCAGGAGCATAGCGGTAGCGGGAGTCTCGTCCGACCCCGGGAAGATGGGGTCGATAATATTCGCCAACCTACTCGAGAACCGTCGAAGGGGGGCCCTCAAAGCAAGCGTCTACGCCATCAATCCGACGCACGATTCTGTGATGGGTCAGCGGGCATACATGTCGGTCGGGGCCCTCCCCGAGGTCCCCGAACTGCTCGTGATCGCCGTTCCCGGGCCCCAGGCTCTGGGGGTGATTCAGTCGGCTGCCAGGGCCGGCGTGAAGGCGGCCATCGTCGTGACGAGCGGCTACGCCGAAGCCGGCAGGGCGGACGCCGAAGCTCGGATGACGGAGATGTCCGCCGAAACCGGGATGAGGATCCTCGGCCCCAACACCATCGGGGTGGTCGACATGGTGTCAGGGGTGGACACGCTCTTCCTGCGCCCAACAAAGACTCTCCCCGACGGCACCCAGGTCGCGTCGCTCCTGAAGCCCCTGCGCGGCGGGATAGCGATCATTAGCCAGAGCGGGCACCTGGGCCAGGCACTCATAGAAGAGCTGACGGCCGAAGGGGCGGGGATAAGGGCCCTGGTGGGGACCGGGAACCAGGCAGACGTCTCGGTAGAGGACGTGATGGAATACTTCTCAGACGACGCGGAGACGAAGGTGATCGTCCTATACCTGGAAGGGGCGCGCGACGGGAGGAAGCTCCTGAGCGCGGCCCGCAGAGCGTCCAGGTCCAAGCCTGTGGTGGTGTTCAAGGCAGGGAAGACGCCGGGCGGTGCCAGGGCGGCGCTGACCCACACGGCGTCTCTCGTCGGGAACTACGACGTATACAGTGCCGCGTTCCGACAGGCAGGAGTCGTCGAGGCGGCGAGCCTCCAGGAGCTTGCCGATTTCGCCGTGGCGCTACTGATGCTCCCGAAGCCAGCAGGCAGGAGGCTTGCGGTGGTCACCAACGCGGGAGGGGCCGGGACCATAGCGATCGACGAGGCTCAGAAGGCCGGCCTGAGGACAGACCCGCTGGAAAAGGGGGTGGCTGACCGCCTCCGCTCCGAGTTCGAGGGGTCCGGGTTCGTATACAACGCTGCCCTCGAGAACCCGGTCGACCTCACGGCGTCCGCGAGCACCGACGAGTTCGTCAGGGTTGTGGAGGAGGTCGCTTCGTCAAAAGGATACGACATGTGCCTTGTCATCCCTACCCACCAGACCCCTGGCATCGACCCCGACGTGGCGAGCAGGCTGATCCCGGCCGTCCGGAGGACCGGGAAGCCTGTGTGCATGTGCGTCGTAGGGAGGTCGGAGCTTGCCTCCCGCATCCACACGGAGTTCATGGAGGCCGGCATCCCCAGCTTCCCGACCCCTGAGAGGGCGGTCCGAGCCCTCTCGGCGGCTTTGAGATACGCGCAGATGCGGAAGGAGCAGACTTCCCTGGCGCAGGAGGCGCCGACGAGGCGGAGGGCAGGGGAGACGGACGGGCCCTTCACTCGGGAGGAGCTGGCGAGCCTTCTGGCCAGTCACGGCATAAGGGAACCCCGCTCCCTGGTGATCAAGACGAGGGCCGGCCTCAAGGGACTGGAGAGGTGGCGGTTCCCCGTCGCCTGCAAACTGCTGTCACCCGACCTCCCTCACAAGGCAGACGTCGGAGGGGTAGTCCTGGGGGTGCAATCCCCTGAAGAGGCAGGAGCCGCCCTCGCCCGGTTTCAGAGCCTGGTCAGGAAAAGGAAGGTCCGGTTCGGGGGCATGCTGGTCCAGGAGATGGTGGAGGACGCCTTGGAGCTGATCTTGGGGTGCACGCGGGACCCTACTTTCGGGCCGGTGGTGGCGGTGGGGTTCGGAGGGACTTACACGGAGCTCTTGCGGGGCGTTTCGCTGGCCGTGGCGCCCGTGACCCCGGCCTGGGCGAAGTCGATGATCAGCGGAGGCAGCCTGGGGACCCTGATGAGGGGATACCGGGGAGGGCCGAAGGCGTCTGTAGCGCAGCTGGCCAAGACCGTTTCCAGGTTCTCGCGGATACTCCTGGATCACCCCGAGATCCAGGAGATCGAAGTGAACCCGCTCATGGCGAAGGGGGAAGAGATGGTTTCAGTCGACGCCAGGGCCGCCCGAAGCGCCTAG
- a CDS encoding MBL fold metallo-hydrolase, which yields MTEIVKGIQYVDGTNANSYLVEEEGGTLTLVDATMEGDGKKILEFLAAANRKPSDVKTIVITHCHIDHVRGLAALKAATGASVAVHEADADFVSGKAKYPSPGGAVGLAFKVASSMMGVKPVEPERRLKDGDAVGRLSVIHTPGHTPGSISLLDRESKVLFVGDTARYMKGKLEGPPPQFTKDMQQAKVSIEQLAALDFEVMLSGHGEPLKSAEGPKMLGELSKRL from the coding sequence TTGACCGAGATAGTGAAGGGGATCCAGTACGTCGACGGCACCAACGCCAACTCCTACCTGGTGGAAGAGGAAGGGGGCACCCTGACGCTTGTGGATGCGACAATGGAGGGAGACGGGAAGAAGATCCTGGAGTTCCTCGCGGCGGCAAATCGGAAGCCTTCGGACGTGAAAACGATAGTCATCACCCACTGCCACATCGACCACGTCAGGGGGCTGGCTGCCCTGAAGGCTGCGACTGGGGCGAGCGTAGCTGTCCATGAGGCAGACGCAGATTTCGTTTCAGGGAAGGCGAAATATCCCTCGCCCGGCGGGGCTGTCGGGCTAGCGTTCAAGGTGGCGTCATCGATGATGGGCGTCAAGCCCGTAGAGCCCGAAAGGAGGCTGAAGGACGGAGACGCCGTGGGCCGGCTTTCGGTCATCCATACCCCCGGTCACACCCCAGGGAGCATCTCGCTCCTCGACAGGGAGTCGAAGGTACTCTTCGTCGGAGACACAGCCAGATACATGAAGGGTAAGCTAGAGGGGCCCCCTCCGCAGTTCACAAAGGACATGCAACAGGCGAAGGTTTCCATAGAACAGCTCGCTGCCCTTGACTTCGAGGTCATGCTGAGCGGCCACGGCGAGCCGCTGAAGTCGGCCGAGGGTCCCAAAATGCTGGGAGAGCTTTCGAAGAGGCTCTGA
- a CDS encoding aldo/keto reductase: MEYVRLGQTGIKVSRICLGCMTFGNEEAWMVDGEGAKKVLKRAWDMGINFYDTANVYSNGRSEEIVGEFLQGIRDDAVLATKVRGGMGEGPNRRGLSRGHIMWQVEESLGRLKTDHVDLYQIHRWDYETPIEETLSALTDLVRNGKVRYIGASSMWSWQFAKAIYTSDMKGYERFASMQNLYNLLYREEEREMIPLCKSEGVALIPWGPTAGGFLSGKYLENGKLAPKEGDSRRVAPGTMGHSRYVGKPQNDTIVGRLVETAKQKGATPNQVALAWLLQKGVTSPIVGTSKVEHLEEMAGALDVKLSEGETKYLEEPYLPQPVTGHS, translated from the coding sequence ATGGAATACGTCAGGCTAGGGCAGACGGGCATCAAAGTCTCCCGCATCTGTCTCGGGTGCATGACATTCGGGAATGAAGAGGCGTGGATGGTGGACGGGGAAGGGGCGAAGAAGGTCCTGAAACGCGCCTGGGACATGGGGATCAACTTCTACGACACCGCGAACGTCTACTCGAACGGGAGGTCTGAGGAGATAGTCGGGGAGTTCCTCCAGGGGATAAGGGACGATGCGGTGCTGGCGACGAAGGTCCGCGGCGGGATGGGCGAGGGGCCCAACAGGCGCGGGCTGTCCAGAGGCCACATTATGTGGCAGGTGGAGGAGTCGCTCGGGAGGCTGAAGACCGATCATGTGGACCTCTACCAGATACACCGATGGGACTACGAGACCCCCATAGAGGAGACGCTTTCAGCGCTGACTGACCTAGTAAGGAACGGGAAGGTGCGCTACATCGGCGCCTCCAGCATGTGGTCCTGGCAGTTCGCGAAGGCGATCTACACCAGCGACATGAAAGGGTACGAGCGCTTCGCCAGCATGCAGAATCTGTACAATCTCCTCTATCGCGAAGAGGAGAGGGAGATGATACCCCTCTGCAAGTCCGAGGGGGTCGCCCTCATCCCCTGGGGGCCGACCGCCGGCGGGTTCCTGTCGGGGAAGTATCTCGAGAACGGAAAGCTGGCGCCGAAGGAAGGAGACAGCAGGAGAGTCGCCCCCGGCACCATGGGCCACAGCAGGTATGTGGGCAAGCCACAGAACGACACGATAGTGGGAAGACTTGTGGAGACGGCCAAGCAGAAGGGTGCGACCCCCAACCAGGTCGCCCTGGCCTGGCTGTTACAGAAAGGGGTGACGTCCCCCATTGTCGGGACCTCAAAGGTGGAGCACCTGGAAGAGATGGCAGGAGCCCTGGACGTGAAGCTTTCGGAAGGCGAGACGAAGTACCTCGAGGAGCCGTATCTCCCTCAGCCTGTGACCGGGCACAGCTGA